The DNA sequence GGGAGCCTAGGTGCCAATCAGCCCAACAGACCGAAAGCCCACCTGGTCTTCTTTCTCAGTTGCCCCGCCCGTGACCATGCTTTTCCTGCTGAATCAGAACGTGACATAGGGACTGTTTGGGCCCATGGGGCACCATTAACATGCGTGCTCGCTTTTACTTGCACCATGTAAATGCGCAATTAGGTTCTTTTATTATATACAATTTTGAAAAGATATAAGGTAGCTGACCTATAAAGAATTTCTCTAAATTTCCGGTATACCCTTAGAATTAAATTTATATAGTTAATTCCTGTCCCACCAAATTTATGTTCCGGACTAAAACTTAGGTTCCTGCTATTAGGTTCTTTTAATTTTTAACAGTTTATATCTAGATGAATGAATGGCTCTCATTATTTTCAACCACCACAAAAAACTCTTATTGAAGTAATAGTCTAACTTAGATCATACTATCTAGAATCCAGAATTACATCCTTGTCGGACAGAGATAGTACATAAAAAGACATATTACAGCAAATAAGTGGTTACCAACATTTCTTAAACTATGATTATTCATCTATCAGAGGAATACGAGGTATGGGACGTAAAAGCAGTTCAGCTTTCCTCCTCACTTCAAGTCCACAAGAATCCGTCATGTCTAGTTCCTCCGGCTTGATTCCCTCTGGCAGCGCCCAATCAAAATGGTATAGGAGGCTAGCCAAAGCAATCTCAATATTTGCTTGCGAGAAGGCTATCCCAGGGCAAATTCGTCGCCCAGCCCCGAATGGTATGAACTCGAAGTCTGACCCCATGAAGTTGAAGGTCTGGTCGGCCTCAAACCTTTCTGGCACAAACTTGTCAGGATCTTGGTCTTGCCAGTAGTTTGGGTCCCTAGAGATTGCCCATACATTTGCAACAACTATTGTCCCTTTTGGCACATCGTATCCTTGAATCTTGCGGTCTTGTGTGCAGAACCTAGGAACTAATGGAATTGTTGGATGTAATCGCAAAGTCTCCTTGATGACTGCTTTGAGGTAGCCTAGGTCTCTTAGAGCTTCCTCACGCACTCTATATTGTCCTGCGAGGACGCGGCGGATCTCGGTTTGCACCTTCTCCAAGACCCTTGGATTTGCCATAAGTTCGGCCATGGTCCATCGAAGAGTACATGTTATTGCTTTGATTGCTGCAACGAACACATCCTGCATGCCCAACGCACATCCACACCAGTAAGGTCTTTGGGGAAAAATATGTTTCTTTTGACAAAATAAGATATTGTTTGGCATAACTGAGCTGTTTGGaactattttttaaaataagGGTAAAATGAAATAATTCATCAAGTGAAGCTTCTGAAAACCCACTCTAAGAGAGGTGGGTATTGAATGGAGCTAAAAAATACTAGGACCTGTTTAGATCCTCTTCTCTAAACGTTAGAGTATTTTAGCTCACTTTTGAGGTCTAAAGCTCTAATGTGAGGTGGGTTAAAGTTTAGAGCTAACTTTAGAccattttttcttaaaaaaaaatttagaccACTTATTTAGAGACTTTAGCTCTAAAGTTTAGATGGATAGATCTAAATAGACCCTAAGTCCTACGATATCCTTCCACCAAATCTATCATGAGAAGTTTTTTGCAAACCTTTTCCAAAATAGTTTTAGTTGTGAGAAAACATTGCCCCACCAGTGAAGTAGAGATGTACCAAACGATGACTAAGTTGAATTAGAGTACGGCCCTGTTTGGATCCGATGGTAAAACTTTAGCCTGCACTTTTAGGCCTTTTCTTTGCCATGAGGATCCAAATGAGGGGGGCTAAAAGTAAGCAAATGGTCAAAAACTAGACTAAAATCTTTTGCCCCTAAAGAGACAGTAAACTAGGCTAAAAGTCAAacactctctctttctctctcctctcctctccttttTACTTTTTAGTCCCTAGTTCCAAACATCTCACTTAGACTAAACTTTAGCACCTTTAGCACAAGGGCTAATAAACTTTAGCCCATAGCAAATGGATCCAAACACCACCTAAGTAATCTTAGTGGAACATCAAAGATAATAATAAGACGAGAGACATTACCATTAACATATCCACGATGATACCGTGGGTGAGAGAAACGGATCCCATGGCGCCTTTGTCATTCTGCATCCTCAGCAGCACGTCGACCATGTCCTGCTCCTCGTCAGCAGCTTGTCCAGCGGACCTCCTCTCCTCGTGGAGGCGAAGGATACCTTCCATGAGGCGGACCACCTCCAGCCTGTTCCGCTCCGCCTTGCCGTTGCGCGGCAGCATCCGCACGAGCCACGACGACGGGAAGAGGTCCCTGAGGTCGAACAGCGACGAGAAGTCCAGAGCCTCCTCCACCGTGTCGAGGAGCGCGGCTCGGTCGGGCATCGCCATGTCGCCGAAGATGGCGCGCACCGCCGAGTCCGTGACGAACACGGCGAGGCGCTCGTCGATGTTGGCGA is a window from the Sorghum bicolor cultivar BTx623 chromosome 5, Sorghum_bicolor_NCBIv3, whole genome shotgun sequence genome containing:
- the LOC8071975 gene encoding ent-isokaurene C2-hydroxylase; this encodes MEEFGMPYYGYYALCISLVFLVHAVVRAKFGASKKLVPIKLPPGPWQLPLIGSSHCLLSRRRLPHHRMRDLSLRHGPLMLLKICERVVVVLSSAEAAGEVFRDTAFEQRPTSPALDELYSRHGMGIVFAPYGDHWRLLRRVLVTELLSAQRVESFRRIREQEAARLVSSLQQAPAAAAASSPPGQLANIDERLAVFVTDSAVRAIFGDMAMPDRAALLDTVEEALDFSSLFDLRDLFPSSWLVRMLPRNGKAERNRLEVVRLMEGILRLHEERRSAGQAADEEQDMVDVLLRMQNDKGAMGSVSLTHGIIVDMLMDVFVAAIKAITCTLRWTMAELMANPRVLEKVQTEIRRVLAGQYRVREEALRDLGYLKAVIKETLRLHPTIPLVPRFCTQDRKIQGYDVPKGTIVVANVWAISRDPNYWQDQDPDKFVPERFEADQTFNFMGSDFEFIPFGAGRRICPGIAFSQANIEIALASLLYHFDWALPEGIKPEELDMTDSCGLEVRRKAELLLRPIPRIPLIDE